DNA from Aquaspirillum sp. LM1:
GCAGGTGCGCCGCGATGGAATGGTCGGCGTGTTGCCAAAGCGGGCGGCCAGATCAATCACCGGTACCACCGCACCGCGCAGGTTGATTACCCCGCAGATAAACGCCGGCACCATTGGGATTTCGGTGACCGAACCGTACTCAATAATTTCCTTGACCGTCAGAATGCCCACGCCAAACATCTCGCCGGACAGGCTGAAGGTGAGGAACTGCTGCGAACCAGCCAGGTTCGCTGTGGTGTCATGTTGTCCCATACCCAATCCTTCTGCCCTGTCAGAAACGCTCAAAATCCTGCTCATTGACCGGACCGCTCGCCAGGGGCAGCGTTGGCGGGGCGGCAGCGTGATGCGCATGCCCCTTGTTCCCAAGCGGCTTGCCGGTCGATGCCGCTTTGCTGGCCGGTCGGCTGACCTTGCGACCACCGTCATCTTGCCCCAAATGGAAGAAGGTCATCAACTCCTGCAATTGCTCGGCCTGGCTGCCCAGCTCTTCGGCAGTGGCCGCCAGCTGTTCGGAAGCCGAAGCGTTTTGCTGGGTGGCCTGATTGAGCTGACCCATGGCGCTGTTGATTTGCGACACGCCGGACGACTGCTCGGACGACGCGGCGGCGATTTCCTGCACCAGATCGGAAGTCTTGCGAATCGACGGCACCATTTCGTCCAGCAGGTTACCCGCACGCTCGGCCAGCTTGACGCTGGAACCGGCCAGTTGGCTGATTTCCTGCGCAGCCACCTGGCTGCGTTCGGCCAGCTTGCGCACTTCGGCGGCCACCACGGCAAAGCCCTTGCCGTGCTCGCCAGCGCGGGCGGCTTCGATGGCGGCGTTCAGCGCCAGCAGATTGGTCTGGTAAGCGATGTCGTCGATGATGCCAATCCGGGTGGCAATGTCCTGCATGGCGCTGGAGGTGCGCCGCACCGCATCACCGCCTTCCGCCGCCTCTTGCGACGCCTTGGAGGCCATGCCGTCGGTGACTCTGGCATTTTCGGTGTTCTGGGCAATCGATGCGGTAATCTGCTCGATGCTGGCCGTGGTTTCTTCTACGCTGGCAGCCTGCTCGCTGGACGCCTGCGACAGCGACTGCGCGGTGGCCGACACCTGAGTGGAGGCATTGGTCAGCGCGTTGGCCGAAGAACGCACCTCACCAATAATCTGCGTCAGCTTGGCCACCATATTGCGCATGGCGTCGAGCAACTGGCCGGTTTCATCGCGCGACACGCTGTTGATGCGTACATCCAGCTGGCCATCGGCCAGTTGGCCGGCGATGGCTACCGCTTCTTTCAGCGGGCGGGTAATCGAGCGGGTCATCATCACCCCGGTCAGCAGGGCAAACAGCAGCGCCAGGCCAGAGGCACCGGCCACCACTATCAGCGTCTGGTTAACCCGCTCCTGGGTGGCCAGGCCAATATGGTTGACCTGCTCGCCTTCATACTGCACCAGCTCGTTGACCGCGCCAATGTAGTTGCGGAACAGCGGACGATAGTCGGTGTACATCAGGTGCAATGCCTGCTTGTGGTCACCGGCCTTGACCAGACGATTGAGGTTGGCAACCCCGGCAAAGTACACCGCCCGGTGTTCTTCAATTGCTTTGGTAATCTGCCGCTCGCGGTCGGTGTTGGCCAGCGCAATCAGCTTGCGCGAGCCTTCTTCGATGCGCGTTTTGGCTTCCATCACTTTTTGCAGCTCGCTGTCCATGCCCTGGCTATCGCCAATCAGCATGGCGTTACGAATGGCAATGCCCGCCGCGTTGACATCGGCAATCATCTGGTTGGCCATCGCCACCTTGGGCGTATGGTCGTTGATGATGTCTTCAACATCTTCATTGATGGTGGTCAGCCGGGCCAGGGCAGTCAGCCCCACGGCCAGCATCATGACGATCAGGACGGCAAAACCGATGGCCAACCTTACGCCGATTTTCAAGTTGGAAAACAC
Protein-coding regions in this window:
- a CDS encoding methyl-accepting chemotaxis protein → MFSNLKIGVRLAIGFAVLIVMMLAVGLTALARLTTINEDVEDIINDHTPKVAMANQMIADVNAAGIAIRNAMLIGDSQGMDSELQKVMEAKTRIEEGSRKLIALANTDRERQITKAIEEHRAVYFAGVANLNRLVKAGDHKQALHLMYTDYRPLFRNYIGAVNELVQYEGEQVNHIGLATQERVNQTLIVVAGASGLALLFALLTGVMMTRSITRPLKEAVAIAGQLADGQLDVRINSVSRDETGQLLDAMRNMVAKLTQIIGEVRSSANALTNASTQVSATAQSLSQASSEQAASVEETTASIEQITASIAQNTENARVTDGMASKASQEAAEGGDAVRRTSSAMQDIATRIGIIDDIAYQTNLLALNAAIEAARAGEHGKGFAVVAAEVRKLAERSQVAAQEISQLAGSSVKLAERAGNLLDEMVPSIRKTSDLVQEIAAASSEQSSGVSQINSAMGQLNQATQQNASASEQLAATAEELGSQAEQLQELMTFFHLGQDDGGRKVSRPASKAASTGKPLGNKGHAHHAAAPPTLPLASGPVNEQDFERF